Proteins from a genomic interval of Enterococcus faecium:
- the alr gene encoding alanine racemase, which yields MVVAWHRPTKAVIHKKAITENVANEVARLPQGKELFAVVKANGYGHGAIETAEAAVAGGASGFCVSNLDEGVELREAGFTQPILILNMVPYDALTVAVAHDLSVTAGTREWLQAAAAVLEKSKLETPLSIHLKADTGMGRIGFCTPEEVKEAAAFIKESRVLEWEGLFTHFSTADQADDTYWNLQKERFIEVLKKLPELPRYIHVSNSATALWHDETIGNMIRYGVAMYGLNPSGHALPEVYPLQPALELVSELIQVKKLPAGEGIGYGETYITPEAEWIGTIPIGYADGWPRKMQGFSLLVEGNYCETIGRVCMDQLMIRLPQEFPVGTKVTLIGKNADKEITMQDIADQLGTIHYEVACGLGQRIPREYQE from the coding sequence ATGGTTGTCGCTTGGCACCGCCCAACGAAAGCAGTGATACATAAAAAAGCTATAACTGAAAATGTAGCAAATGAAGTTGCAAGACTTCCGCAAGGAAAAGAATTGTTTGCAGTAGTAAAAGCAAACGGATACGGTCATGGAGCTATTGAAACAGCTGAGGCAGCAGTTGCAGGTGGAGCTTCGGGCTTTTGTGTTTCAAATTTAGATGAAGGAGTCGAGTTGAGAGAAGCTGGATTTACTCAGCCCATCCTTATCTTGAATATGGTTCCTTACGACGCACTGACTGTAGCTGTTGCTCATGATTTATCAGTAACTGCAGGTACACGGGAATGGTTGCAGGCAGCAGCTGCTGTTTTAGAGAAAAGTAAGCTAGAGACGCCTCTTTCGATTCATCTAAAAGCAGACACTGGGATGGGTCGTATCGGATTTTGTACACCTGAAGAAGTAAAAGAGGCAGCTGCATTCATCAAAGAAAGTCGTGTATTAGAATGGGAAGGTTTATTTACCCATTTTTCTACAGCAGATCAGGCAGATGATACATATTGGAATCTGCAAAAAGAACGCTTTATAGAAGTGCTAAAAAAACTTCCCGAACTTCCTCGATATATACATGTCAGCAATAGTGCAACGGCTTTATGGCATGATGAAACAATCGGCAATATGATTCGTTATGGAGTAGCAATGTACGGACTGAATCCCTCTGGGCACGCACTACCGGAAGTTTATCCACTGCAGCCAGCACTTGAGCTGGTTTCTGAATTAATTCAAGTCAAAAAACTCCCAGCAGGTGAAGGAATCGGCTATGGAGAAACATATATCACTCCTGAAGCAGAGTGGATCGGAACGATACCGATCGGTTATGCAGATGGCTGGCCACGAAAGATGCAGGGTTTTTCTCTATTGGTAGAAGGGAACTACTGTGAAACGATTGGGCGTGTATGTATGGATCAACTGATGATCCGATTGCCTCAAGAATTTCCTGTCGGAACAAAAGTGACGCTTATCGGCAAAAATGCAGACAAAGAAATCACTATGCAGGATATAGCAGATCAATTAGGTACGATCCACTATGAAGTGGCTTGCGGATTAGGACAGCGGATACCAAGAGAATATCAAGAATAA
- the cshA gene encoding degradosome RNA helicase CshA translates to MKFKELELSPELLKSVERAGFEEATPIQSETIPLALAGKDVIGQAQTGTGKTAAFGLPMLEKIDPDRHELQGLVIAPTRELAIQTQEELYRLGRDKKVRVQAVYGGADIGRQIRGLKDRPHIVVGTPGRMLDHINRHTLKLGTVQTLVLDEADEMLNMGFLEDIEKIISQVPDQRQTLLFSATMPPAIKNIGVKFMKNPHHVKIKAKEMTADLIDQYYVRAKEYEKFDIMTRLFDVQTPELTIVFGRTKRRVDELARGLEARGYRAEGIHGDLSQQKRMSVLRSFKSGHLDILVATDVAARGLDISGVTHVYNYDIPQDPESYVHRIGRTGRAGKGGMSVTFVTPNEMDYLHVIENLTKKRMTTLRPPTEKEAFKGQLGAAVEQIETKLAENGLDKYLQTADKLLEEYSAQDLVALLLKTTAKDPADAVPVKITPERPLPMQKKGYNKNGKRGGGNNRNRRDGGNYRGNKSKGGYSKNNNSQKDGGKRHNDKKRGFVIRSNND, encoded by the coding sequence TTGAAATTTAAAGAACTAGAATTATCACCAGAATTGTTGAAATCAGTCGAACGCGCTGGTTTTGAAGAAGCAACACCTATCCAATCAGAAACGATTCCACTAGCATTAGCTGGAAAAGACGTTATTGGACAAGCACAGACAGGTACAGGGAAAACAGCTGCATTTGGATTACCAATGTTAGAAAAAATCGATCCAGATCGTCACGAATTACAAGGTTTAGTTATCGCACCAACACGTGAGTTAGCTATCCAAACACAAGAAGAATTATATCGTTTAGGGCGCGACAAAAAAGTACGTGTACAAGCCGTTTACGGCGGAGCAGATATTGGCCGTCAGATCCGTGGCTTGAAAGATCGTCCACATATCGTTGTGGGTACACCAGGACGTATGCTTGACCACATCAACCGCCACACATTGAAACTTGGAACCGTTCAAACATTAGTTTTGGATGAAGCAGATGAAATGTTGAATATGGGCTTCTTGGAAGATATCGAAAAAATCATTTCACAAGTTCCTGATCAAAGACAAACATTACTTTTCTCAGCAACGATGCCGCCAGCTATCAAGAATATTGGCGTTAAATTCATGAAAAATCCACATCATGTGAAGATCAAAGCGAAAGAAATGACAGCTGACTTGATCGATCAATACTATGTCCGCGCAAAAGAATACGAAAAATTCGATATCATGACTCGCTTGTTTGATGTTCAAACACCTGAACTAACAATCGTCTTCGGACGTACAAAACGCCGTGTAGACGAATTGGCACGCGGATTAGAAGCACGCGGTTACCGTGCAGAAGGAATCCATGGCGATTTGTCTCAACAAAAACGAATGAGCGTATTGCGTTCATTTAAGAGCGGTCATTTAGATATCCTTGTAGCGACAGACGTTGCTGCACGTGGATTAGATATTTCAGGTGTCACTCATGTGTACAACTATGATATCCCTCAAGATCCAGAAAGCTACGTTCACCGTATCGGACGTACAGGCCGTGCCGGAAAAGGCGGTATGTCTGTGACTTTCGTTACACCAAATGAAATGGACTACTTGCATGTGATTGAAAACTTGACGAAAAAACGGATGACGACTTTACGTCCACCAACCGAAAAAGAAGCATTCAAAGGTCAATTAGGTGCTGCAGTTGAACAAATCGAAACAAAACTTGCAGAAAATGGTCTAGATAAATACCTGCAAACAGCAGATAAATTATTAGAAGAATATTCTGCACAAGATTTAGTTGCACTTTTGCTAAAAACGACAGCAAAAGATCCAGCTGATGCAGTGCCAGTGAAGATCACACCAGAACGCCCATTGCCAATGCAGAAAAAAGGATACAATAAAAATGGCAAACGTGGTGGCGGAAACAACCGTAATCGTCGTGACGGCGGTAATTATCGTGGAAACAAATCAAAAGGCGGTTATAGCAAAAATAATAACAGCCAAAAAGATGGCGGTAAACGTCACAACGATAAAAAACGCGGATTTGTAATCCGTTCAAATAACGATTAA
- the rpsN gene encoding 30S ribosomal protein S14, producing the protein MAKKSKIAKAKKQQETIERYAALRQELKAQKDYEGLRKLPLDARPERLKNRDLIDGRPRGYMRKFGMSRIKFRELAHKGLIPGVKKASW; encoded by the coding sequence ATGGCTAAAAAATCAAAGATTGCCAAAGCAAAAAAACAGCAAGAAACGATTGAACGCTATGCTGCTTTACGCCAGGAATTAAAAGCGCAAAAAGATTACGAAGGCTTGCGCAAACTTCCTTTAGATGCTCGTCCAGAACGATTGAAAAATCGTGATTTGATCGATGGACGCCCTCGCGGATACATGCGTAAATTCGGGATGTCCCGTATAAAATTCCGTGAATTAGCACATAAAGGTTTGATTCCAGGAGTAAAAAAAGCCAGCTGGTAA
- a CDS encoding type II toxin-antitoxin system PemK/MazF family toxin — MVKRGDIYFADLSPVVGSEQGGTRPVLVIQNNLGNHFSPTIIVAAITAKMAKPKLPTHIGIKATGTGIERDSVILLEQIRTIDKSRLKEKVCHLDRPIMAEVDRALKISVGIEALTPVTK; from the coding sequence ATGGTAAAAAGAGGAGATATTTATTTTGCTGATCTTTCTCCAGTCGTGGGATCGGAGCAAGGCGGAACACGCCCAGTTTTGGTTATTCAAAATAATCTAGGTAACCATTTTAGCCCGACGATCATTGTTGCGGCCATAACGGCAAAAATGGCTAAACCTAAGCTTCCGACTCATATTGGGATCAAAGCTACTGGAACAGGAATAGAAAGAGACTCCGTTATCCTGTTGGAGCAGATCAGAACGATCGATAAATCAAGATTGAAAGAAAAGGTCTGCCATTTGGATCGACCCATTATGGCAGAAGTTGACCGAGCATTGAAAATTAGTGTGGGTATCGAAGCACTGACTCCTGTTACTAAATAA
- a CDS encoding YhgE/Pip domain-containing protein has product MQSIKNTLRLYLLDWKRIFKNPIATLLIIAIMIIPSLYAWFNIKALWDPYGNTGELPIAVYSADKPAEFQGKEVAIGEQVIESLHKNKQLGWQFVDSKEQLEDGVRSGKYYAGIYLPKDFSEDLLSFTSGDIKKPKIEYTVNEKINAIAPKITDKGASSIQSQITNEFIKTASSTLLKVFNEIGYDIDTNLVSINKVKDMILSTDENLDTIDGYTKQVLELQSQLPEIKEKLNKANEFVDYIPKVDEMGEKVVALNDKMPELKDQAKIILDLQEKIPEIQNAGKQLAEIDGDFASIQETMNQGIDEAKQGLTIIQQVQDILPDVKNLENQASDLANQTKSGASQLKDAIPSITNSVDVTLKSIGQVATTTGSLIDTVRTAIEDGKLTDDEKKNISNVLNGFIDGISQQQNAIDKLVEFLTKLQTSAGNTKLQPIIDQLNQLKPLLSNLQNRLSALNTAVQNEDTKAIDELLDQIDAVVNNINGIIAGINTGQISSTVTSLLDQVIDTIGTAQGALSKADQIDFDSLLSSTKATVTNAVAILEKYQKEMPAIGQEIHDANTMLNGNMDTIVNGINEGADLYNNELPILQQKLGLAADFIQNDWPALKNEITGTLTTVNEKMPEVETAVNAAADLINNDWPNIKAGIQKAADAIRKGEQEVDLGEVIKLLKLDATKESDFFTQPVELQTNALYPIANNGSASTPFYTALCLWVGAVLLSSVATTEYYLGKKDRNNFTKREQFVARMLTFLTMAIAQSLIVTLGNIFLLGVDVQNPVYSVSFAVLIALAFMMIVYVLAALFDNVGKGIAIIILVLSISGGGGNYPIQVSGKFFQMINPFLPFTHAVNLLRESAGGIYWPNATKAIWIMIGLFVVFGIVGTAIYPFIEEKMTKFKEAAHESHIFH; this is encoded by the coding sequence ATGCAGTCAATCAAAAATACGCTTCGATTATATTTGCTTGACTGGAAACGGATTTTCAAAAACCCGATTGCAACACTTCTGATCATCGCGATCATGATCATCCCTTCGCTATATGCGTGGTTTAACATCAAAGCATTATGGGATCCATATGGAAATACTGGAGAGCTGCCAATTGCTGTTTACAGTGCAGACAAGCCAGCAGAGTTTCAAGGTAAAGAAGTGGCCATTGGGGAGCAAGTCATCGAATCGCTTCATAAAAATAAACAATTAGGATGGCAATTCGTTGATTCAAAAGAACAATTAGAAGACGGAGTCCGTTCCGGAAAGTATTACGCAGGTATTTACTTGCCAAAGGATTTCTCAGAAGATCTGCTGAGTTTTACTAGTGGTGATATCAAGAAACCAAAAATCGAATATACGGTAAATGAAAAAATCAATGCGATTGCACCGAAAATCACCGATAAAGGAGCAAGTTCGATCCAATCGCAAATCACAAATGAATTTATCAAAACAGCCAGTTCGACTTTATTGAAAGTATTCAATGAGATAGGTTACGACATCGATACGAACCTAGTAAGTATCAATAAAGTCAAAGATATGATTTTATCAACAGATGAAAATTTGGACACGATCGACGGCTACACAAAACAAGTCCTCGAATTACAAAGTCAACTACCTGAAATCAAGGAAAAACTGAATAAAGCAAATGAATTCGTGGATTATATCCCTAAAGTAGATGAGATGGGTGAAAAAGTCGTTGCATTGAATGACAAAATGCCTGAGTTGAAAGATCAAGCAAAAATCATCCTTGATTTGCAAGAAAAAATCCCAGAGATCCAAAATGCCGGTAAACAACTAGCAGAGATCGACGGCGATTTTGCTTCGATCCAAGAGACAATGAACCAAGGAATCGATGAAGCAAAACAAGGCTTGACGATCATCCAACAAGTACAGGATATCTTGCCAGATGTGAAAAATTTAGAAAATCAGGCAAGTGATCTAGCAAACCAAACAAAATCAGGTGCCTCTCAGCTGAAAGATGCGATACCAAGCATCACAAACAGTGTAGATGTTACATTGAAATCAATTGGACAAGTGGCAACAACGACAGGTTCGTTAATAGATACTGTAAGAACAGCTATTGAAGATGGTAAGCTGACTGATGATGAAAAGAAAAACATCAGCAATGTATTGAACGGCTTTATTGACGGAATATCTCAACAACAAAATGCAATCGATAAACTGGTCGAGTTCCTGACTAAATTGCAAACAAGTGCTGGAAATACGAAATTGCAGCCAATTATTGATCAGCTAAATCAATTAAAACCCTTGCTAAGCAATCTGCAAAACCGCCTATCTGCTTTGAACACAGCTGTTCAAAATGAAGACACGAAGGCTATTGATGAATTGCTAGATCAAATTGATGCCGTTGTTAATAATATCAATGGCATCATTGCTGGTATCAATACAGGTCAAATCAGTTCCACTGTCACTTCTCTATTAGACCAAGTCATCGATACGATTGGGACTGCGCAAGGGGCGCTAAGCAAAGCGGACCAGATCGACTTTGATTCGCTTCTCAGTTCAACGAAAGCAACTGTAACGAATGCAGTGGCAATTTTAGAAAAATATCAAAAAGAAATGCCTGCAATTGGACAAGAAATCCATGATGCCAATACAATGCTGAATGGAAATATGGATACCATCGTCAATGGCATCAATGAAGGGGCAGACCTATACAACAATGAATTACCGATCCTTCAGCAAAAATTAGGATTGGCCGCTGATTTTATCCAAAATGATTGGCCAGCACTAAAAAATGAAATCACCGGTACATTGACAACAGTAAATGAAAAAATGCCAGAAGTCGAAACAGCTGTGAACGCTGCTGCGGACTTGATCAACAATGACTGGCCAAATATCAAAGCTGGTATCCAAAAAGCAGCAGACGCGATCCGAAAAGGCGAACAAGAAGTCGATCTAGGCGAAGTCATCAAATTATTGAAACTAGATGCAACAAAAGAAAGTGACTTTTTTACACAACCTGTTGAGCTACAAACCAATGCGCTTTATCCAATCGCAAATAACGGTTCAGCTAGCACCCCGTTTTATACTGCACTATGTCTGTGGGTCGGCGCTGTTCTTCTTTCAAGTGTTGCTACGACAGAATACTATTTAGGAAAGAAAGACCGAAACAATTTTACGAAACGAGAACAATTCGTTGCTCGTATGCTGACATTTTTGACAATGGCGATTGCGCAAAGCTTGATCGTTACATTAGGGAATATTTTCTTACTAGGAGTAGATGTCCAAAATCCGGTCTACAGCGTGTCATTTGCTGTCTTGATCGCCTTAGCGTTCATGATGATCGTCTATGTCTTGGCTGCATTATTCGATAATGTCGGTAAAGGGATCGCTATTATCATCTTAGTACTGTCGATCTCTGGCGGAGGCGGGAACTATCCGATCCAAGTCTCAGGGAAATTCTTCCAAATGATCAATCCGTTCTTGCCATTTACTCATGCGGTAAACTTGTTACGGGAATCTGCAGGAGGAATTTATTGGCCAAATGCTACGAAAGCAATCTGGATCATGATCGGTCTGTTTGTTGTCTTTGGAATCGTAGGAACGGCAATCTATCCGTTCATCGAAGAAAAAATGACGAAATTCAAAGAAGCGGCGCATGAGAGCCATATTTTTCATTAA
- the acpS gene encoding holo-ACP synthase — translation MIKGIGIDAVELPRITRLIEEKPKFIARILTSDEMKLFQSLPFHRQVEFLGGRYACKEAFSKAWGTGIGKVTFQDVEILKNENGQPVVTRSPHEGKVWVSITHTNETAFAQIILED, via the coding sequence ATGATAAAAGGAATTGGGATCGATGCAGTCGAACTTCCTAGGATCACTCGGCTGATCGAAGAAAAACCAAAATTCATTGCACGAATCTTGACCTCTGATGAAATGAAACTATTCCAGTCCTTGCCTTTTCATCGCCAAGTAGAATTTTTAGGCGGGCGTTACGCTTGCAAAGAGGCTTTCTCTAAAGCTTGGGGAACTGGGATCGGAAAAGTTACCTTTCAAGATGTCGAGATTTTAAAAAATGAAAACGGTCAGCCTGTTGTGACGCGTTCACCTCATGAAGGCAAAGTATGGGTCAGTATTACTCATACAAATGAAACAGCTTTTGCACAAATTATTTTGGAAGACTAG
- a CDS encoding NADP-dependent oxidoreductase — translation MRRFAINGYGEAQDVFEEIDAHPREVGSGHVRVEIKAFSVNPYDVALRLGEMKEIRTLKFPYVPGNDGAGIVTEIGSDVTTVHVGDRVAVHAVGGTYGEEVVLPSAKVAKIPDKMSWEEAAGMVTPGITAYNLINHLTEIQPTDTVMILGASGAVGSSLIQLLHEKGIRILTSASSKNEEKVKKLGASAFAAYDKTNPGLQFADQADLVIDATKGSIKGETGIQIMKPGGRYVALNDLPDLDLRQKKEGFYESFVPRKEYLDAEAFAGIIKAYQKGAFHVFISMNLSASLKHVIQAHQLVEGHPPAGKIILSFEK, via the coding sequence ATGCGAAGATTTGCAATTAACGGTTACGGAGAAGCACAAGATGTTTTTGAAGAAATCGATGCTCATCCCAGAGAAGTCGGTTCTGGACATGTTCGTGTAGAAATAAAAGCATTCAGTGTGAATCCTTATGATGTTGCCTTGCGTTTAGGAGAAATGAAAGAGATACGAACATTGAAATTCCCTTATGTACCAGGTAATGATGGCGCTGGTATTGTGACAGAGATTGGTTCAGATGTCACAACTGTTCATGTAGGTGATCGAGTAGCTGTCCATGCAGTCGGCGGGACTTACGGAGAAGAAGTCGTGTTGCCATCAGCAAAAGTAGCAAAAATTCCAGATAAAATGAGTTGGGAAGAAGCAGCCGGAATGGTCACGCCAGGAATTACGGCTTATAATCTAATCAACCATTTGACGGAAATCCAGCCGACAGATACTGTAATGATACTAGGAGCATCAGGTGCGGTCGGGTCAAGTCTGATCCAGCTTCTCCATGAAAAGGGAATCCGAATCTTAACCAGTGCATCCAGTAAAAATGAGGAAAAGGTAAAAAAATTAGGAGCTTCAGCATTTGCTGCTTATGATAAAACAAATCCAGGTCTGCAATTTGCTGATCAGGCAGACCTTGTAATCGATGCGACGAAAGGAAGTATCAAAGGAGAAACCGGCATCCAGATCATGAAACCAGGCGGCAGGTATGTTGCATTAAATGACCTCCCAGATCTAGATTTGCGGCAAAAAAAGGAAGGCTTTTATGAATCGTTTGTTCCAAGAAAGGAATATCTAGATGCAGAAGCCTTTGCTGGCATAATCAAAGCCTACCAAAAAGGAGCCTTTCATGTTTTTATTTCAATGAATCTGTCTGCTTCCCTTAAGCATGTCATCCAAGCACATCAGCTAGTTGAAGGACATCCTCCTGCTGGGAAAATCATCCTGTCATTCGAAAAATAA